One Bacillus sp. FJAT-45350 genomic window carries:
- a CDS encoding YaaC family protein, translated as MNRDTHTWKELSKYQSTSFTQSYLKKCYEQLDIPEAEKLGFQNCYPFIYYLEHGEKYFKQLKTAPLELHPILLFYGFVQLIKACILTKDPSYPENSQVLAHGVSTRKRKKAQYLFLDDEVKLQKNGLLTHFSDKMFHVKHFSGDKYKMEQLMRQIPELHELFFYVKGKTYTYPIKKETDRKITFSTKILDDFNLSCSSFMHFFKARTELSISDIEETEKKITIYLKGKLEPLHATPLLFNSNGSYHILNRRDDYLLLPEIVVHYLILYNLSMICRYETEWWGELFHHYPEADFPFIKEFLSITTEKIPYLLFLYLDSLIK; from the coding sequence ATGAATAGAGATACACATACTTGGAAGGAACTATCAAAGTATCAATCAACCTCATTTACACAATCCTATTTAAAAAAATGCTATGAACAACTTGATATTCCAGAAGCAGAAAAGCTAGGCTTTCAAAATTGCTATCCTTTCATCTATTATCTAGAGCATGGAGAAAAATATTTTAAACAATTAAAGACCGCACCATTAGAATTACACCCTATTTTATTATTCTATGGATTCGTCCAGTTGATAAAAGCATGTATTCTCACTAAAGACCCATCCTACCCTGAAAACAGTCAGGTATTAGCTCATGGTGTTTCAACTAGGAAACGGAAAAAGGCTCAGTATCTCTTTTTAGATGACGAGGTCAAACTACAAAAAAATGGTCTTCTCACACATTTTTCAGACAAAATGTTTCATGTGAAACATTTTTCTGGAGATAAATACAAAATGGAACAATTAATGCGTCAAATACCTGAACTTCATGAATTATTTTTTTATGTTAAAGGAAAAACGTATACATATCCTATAAAAAAAGAAACTGATCGTAAAATAACGTTCTCAACAAAAATATTAGATGATTTCAATCTAAGTTGTTCGTCATTCATGCATTTTTTTAAAGCTAGAACCGAACTATCGATTTCTGACATTGAAGAAACAGAAAAGAAAATTACTATTTATTTAAAAGGGAAACTTGAACCACTACATGCTACTCCCCTTCTTTTTAATAGTAATGGTAGTTATCATATATTAAATCGTAGAGATGATTATCTCTTACTCCCTGAAATTGTTGTCCATTATTTAATTCTTTATAATTTAAGCATGATTTGTCGCTATGAAACTGAATGGTGGGGAGAACTATTTCACCACTATCCTGAAGCTGACTTTCCATTTATTAAAGAGTTTCTATCAATAACAACAGAAAAAATACCGTACCTATTGTTTTTATATTTGGATAGTCTTATTAAGTAA
- a CDS encoding HD-GYP domain-containing protein — protein sequence MRVNRKQLIEGCILKQDIKLLTGQPIMKKKTVLNDELIKVLDAFLVQDVVVEEKLVTGEAFHPPEFVEDEEKEESIQEESFIDLYLKAVQIYKSEFLDWQAGKKVNFLEMRSILLPLFDKVIEKPSDILALHHYCSKDEYLYHHAVSVAVLASFIGRKLNFTRGEWIQIGIAGAMADSGMAKVPVGILNKKGTLTSYEYEEVKKHPIYSYKMLKGVTGVTENVLRAVLQHHEREDGSGYPLGTNGKKIHAFSQIVAVADVYHAMSSERKYRTKQSPYRVLESISKDHFGKFQHSVVHTLLNGLLNFSIGTKVRLTNGEEGEIIFVNQQEPTRPMVKLLNTEVILPLANEKQIHIEEVIVE from the coding sequence ATGAGAGTGAATCGTAAGCAATTGATAGAAGGATGTATCTTAAAACAAGATATTAAACTATTAACTGGTCAACCGATTATGAAAAAGAAAACAGTACTAAACGACGAGCTTATAAAAGTTCTAGATGCTTTTTTAGTTCAGGATGTAGTTGTAGAAGAGAAGTTAGTGACTGGTGAAGCGTTTCATCCTCCTGAATTTGTGGAAGATGAGGAGAAAGAGGAATCTATTCAAGAAGAGTCGTTTATTGACTTGTATTTAAAGGCTGTCCAAATTTACAAAAGTGAATTTTTAGATTGGCAAGCAGGTAAAAAAGTAAACTTTCTTGAGATGAGGAGTATACTTTTACCTTTGTTTGACAAAGTCATAGAGAAACCTAGTGATATTTTAGCTTTGCACCATTATTGTTCAAAAGATGAGTATCTCTATCATCATGCTGTATCCGTGGCAGTGTTGGCCTCTTTTATTGGAAGAAAGCTTAATTTTACTAGAGGTGAGTGGATCCAGATAGGAATTGCAGGAGCGATGGCTGATAGTGGAATGGCGAAGGTACCTGTAGGGATTTTAAATAAAAAAGGTACATTAACATCATACGAATATGAAGAAGTGAAAAAGCATCCAATTTACAGCTACAAAATGTTAAAAGGGGTAACAGGGGTAACTGAAAATGTTTTAAGAGCTGTATTACAGCATCATGAAAGAGAAGATGGAAGTGGCTATCCACTAGGGACAAACGGAAAGAAAATTCATGCCTTTAGTCAAATTGTAGCGGTAGCAGATGTTTATCATGCTATGTCCTCTGAACGAAAATACCGTACTAAGCAATCACCATATCGTGTACTTGAGTCAATTTCAAAGGACCATTTCGGTAAGTTCCAGCATAGTGTTGTTCATACGTTGTTGAATGGTTTACTTAATTTTTCTATTGGAACAAAAGTACGTTTAACGAATGGAGAAGAAGGGGAAATCATCTTTGTAAATCAACAAGAGCCAACAAGACCAATGGTGAAATTGTTAAATACGGAAGTGATTTTACCATTAGCAAATGAAAAACAAATTCATATTGAGGAAGTCATTGTAGAGTAA
- the gyrA gene encoding DNA gyrase subunit A encodes MADQDQSRVKEINISQEMKSSFMDYAMSVIVSRALPDARDGLKPVHRRILFAMNELGMTADKVYKKSARIVGEVIGKYHPHGDSAVYETMVRMAQDFSYRYMLVDGHGNFGSVDGDAAAAMRYTEAKMSKISMEIVRDINKDTIDYQDNYDGSEREPIVMPARFPNLLVNGASGIAVGMATNIPPHQLGEVIDGVLALSENPDISVPELMEFIPGPDFPTGAEILGRSGIRKAYLTGRGSITLRAKTHIEEMANGKQKIIVTEIPYQVNKAKLIEKIAELVREKKIDGITDLRDESDRNGMRIVIEVRKDANSNVLLNNLYKQTALQTGFGINMLALVDGQPKVLDLKECLYHYLEHQKVVIKRRTAFELRKAEARAHILEGLRIALDHLDEVISLIRGSATTDIARNGLMERFSLSYEQAQAILDMRLQRLTGLERDKIEAEYAELIAKISELKAILASEERVLEIIRTELIEIKEKFDDERRTMITMGEDHLEDEDLIPRTNIVITLTHNGYIKRMPVSTYRSQKRGGKGIQGMGTNDNDFVQHLFTTNSHHTILFFTNKGKVYRLKGYEIPELGRTAKGIPIINLLQIEPGEFVSTVIPIEEFHDDHYLFFMTKQGICKRSALSAFANIRKGGLFAINLRDDDELHGVRLTDGNQEIIVGTKHGVAIRFHETDVRLMGRTATGVKGITLSDTNCVVGMDIIEEGHDVFIVTEKGYGKRTPIEEYRIQQRGGKGIKTCNITDKNGPLVSLKIVSNDHDLMIITASGVIIRLHVTEISTMGRSTQGVTLIRVNDGEEVSTVARVDIEDEELDIEDDISENENEELEDSELDNKSDNDSEE; translated from the coding sequence ATGGCAGATCAGGATCAATCTAGAGTCAAAGAAATAAATATTAGTCAGGAAATGAAATCATCGTTTATGGATTATGCGATGAGTGTAATTGTTAGTCGTGCTTTACCAGATGCTCGTGATGGTTTAAAGCCTGTTCATCGTCGTATTTTATTTGCAATGAATGAACTAGGGATGACGGCAGATAAAGTATATAAAAAGTCAGCACGTATCGTTGGGGAAGTAATTGGGAAGTACCATCCACATGGTGATTCCGCAGTTTATGAAACGATGGTTCGTATGGCTCAAGATTTCAGCTATCGTTATATGCTCGTAGATGGACATGGAAATTTCGGTTCAGTCGATGGTGACGCAGCAGCAGCGATGCGTTATACGGAAGCAAAAATGTCGAAAATTTCAATGGAAATTGTTCGGGATATAAACAAAGATACAATTGATTATCAAGATAACTATGATGGTTCAGAGCGTGAGCCGATCGTAATGCCAGCTCGCTTTCCAAATCTATTAGTAAATGGTGCATCAGGGATTGCTGTTGGGATGGCAACTAATATTCCACCCCATCAATTAGGAGAAGTAATTGATGGAGTATTAGCGTTAAGTGAAAACCCTGATATTAGTGTACCTGAATTAATGGAGTTTATTCCGGGTCCAGATTTTCCAACGGGTGCTGAAATTTTAGGGCGTTCAGGCATTCGAAAGGCATATCTAACAGGGCGTGGCTCAATTACACTAAGAGCCAAAACGCATATTGAAGAAATGGCAAATGGAAAACAAAAGATTATCGTTACTGAAATTCCATATCAAGTAAATAAAGCAAAACTTATTGAAAAAATAGCAGAACTTGTTCGTGAAAAGAAAATTGATGGAATTACAGATTTACGAGATGAATCAGACCGTAATGGAATGAGAATTGTCATTGAAGTACGAAAGGATGCGAATTCAAACGTACTTCTTAATAACTTATATAAACAAACAGCACTACAAACAGGCTTTGGTATTAATATGCTCGCTTTAGTAGATGGGCAACCAAAAGTTCTTGACTTAAAAGAGTGTCTATATCATTATCTAGAGCATCAAAAGGTAGTTATCAAACGTAGAACAGCTTTTGAATTAAGAAAAGCAGAGGCAAGAGCTCACATCTTAGAAGGGTTACGTATTGCCCTTGACCATTTGGATGAAGTTATCTCATTAATTCGTGGTTCAGCAACAACTGATATTGCTAGGAATGGCTTAATGGAGCGTTTCTCTTTAAGTTATGAGCAGGCTCAAGCTATTTTAGACATGCGTCTTCAGAGATTAACAGGCTTAGAAAGAGATAAAATTGAAGCTGAGTATGCAGAGCTTATAGCTAAGATATCTGAATTAAAAGCAATTTTAGCAAGTGAAGAAAGAGTTCTTGAAATCATTAGAACAGAGCTTATAGAAATTAAAGAGAAGTTCGATGATGAACGTCGTACGATGATTACGATGGGAGAAGATCATCTTGAGGATGAGGATTTAATTCCACGTACAAATATCGTCATTACTCTTACTCACAATGGCTATATTAAGAGAATGCCTGTATCAACATACCGTAGTCAAAAACGTGGAGGTAAAGGGATTCAAGGGATGGGGACAAATGATAATGATTTTGTTCAACACTTATTTACAACAAATTCTCATCATACAATCCTGTTCTTCACAAATAAAGGTAAGGTATATCGCTTAAAAGGCTATGAAATTCCTGAACTAGGTCGTACTGCAAAAGGGATTCCAATTATTAATCTTCTTCAAATTGAACCTGGTGAATTTGTAAGTACTGTTATTCCAATTGAGGAATTCCATGATGACCATTACCTATTCTTTATGACGAAGCAAGGTATTTGTAAGCGTTCTGCTCTATCGGCATTTGCTAATATCCGTAAGGGTGGATTATTTGCTATTAACTTAAGAGATGATGATGAACTTCATGGAGTACGTCTAACAGATGGTAACCAAGAAATAATCGTCGGAACTAAGCATGGGGTAGCAATTAGATTCCACGAAACAGACGTTCGTCTTATGGGTAGAACAGCAACAGGAGTGAAAGGAATTACCCTGTCTGATACAAACTGTGTTGTTGGAATGGACATTATAGAAGAGGGTCATGATGTCTTTATTGTAACTGAAAAAGGTTATGGAAAGCGTACGCCAATAGAGGAATATCGAATTCAACAACGTGGTGGTAAAGGGATAAAAACATGTAACATCACAGATAAAAATGGTCCACTTGTATCATTAAAGATTGTATCTAATGATCACGATTTAATGATTATTACAGCAAGTGGTGTCATCATTCGCCTACATGTAACAGAAATATCAACAATGGGACGCTCAACGCAAGGGGTAACTCTAATTAGAGTGAATGATGGTGAAGAGGTATCAACTGTTGCTAGAGTCGATATTGAAGATGAAGAATTAGACATTGAAGATGATATAAGTGAAAATGAAAATGAAGAACTAGAAGATAGTGAATTAGATAATAAATCTGATAATGATTCAGAAGAATAA